One Streptomyces fagopyri DNA window includes the following coding sequences:
- a CDS encoding carboxypeptidase regulatory-like domain-containing protein, which produces MRTTARTRSPLRRTISTGLAVLGATAMALLGLQAPQASAHPAAAASDSARPRFEPTCAVPERSHFSCFALRRSDVKPVKGLMRAADTPNGYGATDLQSAYNLPADGGGGQTIAIVDAFDDPSAEADLAVYREQYGLPACTTDNGCFRKVDQRGGSTYPDPDPGWAGEISLDLDMVSASAPNAHILLVEADDNSFESLSAAVDEAVALGAKFVSNSYGTDYRGGGGEDPSETTTLDAHYNHPGVAITASTGDYAYGVGYPAASQYVTSVGGTTLTRAPSTPRGWTESAWNLAGSGCSLYEPKPAFQHDTGCDNRALADVSAVAENVAVYQTYGNGGWAVYGGTSVSAPIIASVYAAAGTPVAGTYPNSYPYATNTGINDITTGSNGTCSPSYLCNGTDGYDGPTGLGTPAGLTAFRSGPHGVISGSVTDSATGKPVSGATVSAGTNVAHTDASGAYSLTVPTGTYDVTVQAFGYADGSAGHVVVDDGATLTKSFSLTPVPSRTVAGKVVDGSGHGWPLYAKITTDGVPGSVWTDPATGSYSLDLPEGHTYTLHVATASTGYRAVTKKVDVGGSDQTVGFSVPVDSWATSTPGYQVHDSGSTEPFDATDAPPTGWSVVNADGTEGGWQFDDPGNRGNGTGGDGAFAVADSDHFGGAASQDTSLVTPVYDFTGKDNPELAFNTQYQQFTNQTAEVEATEDGGKTWTKVWTAGSSILPGQRITVPLTDFAGKSAVRLRFHFTSHFGWWWSLDNVFVGDREVTPTPGALVVGTVTDANTSTGVVGSTVTSQDKPAEQATTVATPDDPNLSDGFYSLFSTTFGSHAFTAAKSKYTSLAKTVKVGADSAVTADFRLKAGNITVTPASVAATVAWGGSKTQNLTVKNTGGAPATVKLGEQSGAFTQQGEGAALRTVKGDFTPLSSKAHAKSGTAKPAAFPADGSWQAVPDFPAAIMDNAVDAHDGKVYSAFGYTGSADSKDMYALDPVAGSWTKLASASDTREDPAHGFIDGKFYAVGGWASTGNPDPKLEIYDPSSDSWTTGASAPKPYAGSGSAVLDGKLYMIGGCGADFCGTTDASVYDPKADTWSKIAAYPEPISWQACGTIDDLLYCAGGLGSDNNDVTHTYVYDPDADTWSQLADIPAAQWGSAYTAAGGQLLLAGGVGNNALSNRSQAFDPKAGTWSTLPNPTVPTYRGGGAPGFYKIGGGTAPSTPTSKAELLPGHDQTGSGDITWLGESTQQLTLEPGAKATVTVSLDASVPEVTQPGDLTAALTVGTDTPYSVPRVPVSLHVNPPKTWGKITGTVLGVTSSGGTAPLAGATVQIDSWASTYTLTTAADGTYALWLDARNNPLTVIVAKDGYQPTVTTVKIQKGATVTSNFTLKRR; this is translated from the coding sequence TTGCGCACAACAGCGAGAACCAGATCGCCTCTTCGACGAACGATATCCACCGGCCTGGCCGTCCTCGGCGCCACCGCGATGGCGCTGCTCGGCCTGCAGGCACCACAGGCGTCCGCACATCCCGCGGCCGCCGCCTCGGACAGCGCACGCCCGCGCTTCGAGCCGACATGCGCCGTCCCCGAACGCAGCCACTTCTCCTGCTTCGCCCTGCGCCGCTCCGACGTGAAACCCGTCAAGGGTCTGATGCGGGCGGCCGACACCCCCAACGGCTACGGCGCCACCGATCTGCAGAGCGCGTACAACCTGCCCGCCGACGGCGGTGGCGGACAGACCATCGCCATCGTGGACGCCTTCGACGACCCCAGCGCCGAGGCCGACCTCGCCGTCTACCGCGAGCAGTACGGGCTGCCGGCCTGCACCACGGACAACGGCTGCTTCCGCAAGGTCGACCAACGAGGCGGAAGCACCTACCCCGATCCCGATCCGGGCTGGGCCGGCGAGATCTCGCTTGACCTCGACATGGTCTCCGCGAGCGCACCCAACGCGCACATCCTGCTGGTCGAGGCCGACGACAACAGCTTCGAGAGCCTGTCCGCAGCGGTCGACGAAGCGGTCGCTCTCGGTGCGAAGTTCGTCTCCAACTCCTACGGCACCGACTACCGCGGCGGAGGTGGTGAGGACCCGTCCGAGACCACGACGCTGGACGCCCACTACAACCACCCGGGCGTCGCGATCACCGCGTCCACGGGCGACTACGCCTACGGCGTCGGCTACCCGGCGGCCTCGCAGTACGTGACCTCCGTCGGCGGCACCACGCTGACCCGGGCCCCCTCCACGCCGCGCGGCTGGACCGAGTCGGCCTGGAACCTCGCCGGTTCAGGCTGCTCGCTGTACGAACCCAAGCCCGCGTTCCAGCACGACACCGGCTGTGACAACCGGGCGCTCGCCGACGTCTCCGCAGTCGCGGAGAACGTGGCCGTCTACCAGACCTACGGCAACGGCGGCTGGGCCGTGTACGGCGGCACCAGCGTCTCCGCTCCCATCATCGCGTCCGTGTACGCCGCCGCCGGAACGCCCGTTGCCGGCACCTACCCGAACTCCTACCCGTACGCGACGAATACCGGCATCAACGACATCACCACCGGCAGCAACGGCACCTGCTCCCCGTCGTACCTCTGCAACGGCACCGACGGCTACGACGGTCCGACCGGCCTGGGCACCCCCGCCGGCCTGACCGCCTTCCGCAGCGGCCCGCACGGCGTGATCTCCGGGAGCGTGACCGACAGCGCGACCGGCAAGCCCGTCAGCGGCGCCACCGTCAGCGCGGGCACCAATGTCGCCCACACCGACGCCTCCGGCGCCTACTCCCTGACGGTTCCGACCGGCACCTACGACGTCACCGTCCAGGCGTTCGGCTACGCCGACGGCTCGGCCGGCCACGTCGTGGTCGACGACGGCGCCACACTCACCAAGAGCTTCTCCCTCACCCCGGTACCCAGCCGGACCGTCGCAGGCAAGGTCGTCGACGGCTCCGGCCACGGATGGCCGCTCTACGCCAAGATCACCACGGACGGCGTGCCCGGCTCCGTGTGGACCGACCCCGCCACCGGCTCCTACAGCCTCGACCTGCCCGAGGGACACACCTACACCCTGCACGTCGCCACGGCTTCCACCGGCTACCGCGCCGTCACCAAGAAGGTCGACGTGGGCGGCTCCGACCAGACCGTCGGCTTCTCGGTCCCCGTCGACTCGTGGGCCACCAGCACGCCCGGATACCAAGTCCACGACAGCGGCAGCACCGAGCCCTTCGACGCCACCGACGCCCCGCCGACCGGCTGGAGCGTGGTCAACGCGGACGGGACAGAGGGGGGGTGGCAGTTCGACGACCCGGGCAACCGCGGCAACGGCACCGGTGGTGACGGGGCGTTCGCCGTCGCCGACAGCGACCACTTCGGCGGCGCGGCCTCCCAGGACACCTCGCTGGTGACCCCGGTCTACGACTTCACCGGCAAGGACAACCCGGAACTGGCCTTCAACACCCAGTACCAGCAGTTCACCAACCAGACCGCCGAGGTCGAGGCGACCGAGGACGGCGGCAAGACCTGGACCAAGGTCTGGACCGCGGGCTCGTCGATCCTCCCCGGCCAGCGGATCACCGTCCCGCTCACCGACTTCGCGGGCAAGTCCGCGGTGCGGTTGCGCTTCCACTTCACCTCGCACTTCGGCTGGTGGTGGTCCCTTGACAACGTTTTCGTCGGGGACCGCGAGGTCACACCCACCCCGGGTGCCCTCGTCGTCGGCACCGTGACCGACGCCAACACCTCCACCGGCGTGGTCGGTTCCACCGTCACCAGCCAGGACAAGCCCGCCGAGCAGGCCACCACGGTCGCCACGCCCGACGACCCGAACCTCTCCGACGGGTTCTACTCGCTGTTCTCGACCACCTTCGGCAGCCACGCCTTCACAGCCGCCAAGTCCAAGTACACCTCACTGGCCAAGACGGTGAAGGTCGGCGCCGACAGCGCGGTCACCGCCGACTTCAGACTCAAGGCCGGGAACATCACCGTCACCCCCGCCTCCGTCGCGGCCACCGTCGCCTGGGGTGGGTCCAAGACGCAGAACCTGACGGTGAAGAACACCGGCGGCGCGCCCGCGACGGTCAAGCTCGGCGAGCAGTCCGGAGCCTTCACCCAGCAGGGCGAGGGCGCCGCGCTGCGGACCGTCAAGGGTGACTTCACCCCGCTGTCCAGCAAGGCTCACGCCAAGAGCGGCACGGCCAAGCCTGCCGCCTTCCCGGCCGACGGCTCGTGGCAGGCGGTCCCGGACTTCCCGGCCGCCATCATGGACAACGCTGTCGACGCCCATGACGGCAAGGTCTACTCGGCCTTCGGGTACACGGGATCGGCCGACAGCAAGGACATGTACGCCCTCGACCCGGTCGCCGGCAGCTGGACGAAGCTGGCGAGCGCGTCCGACACCCGCGAGGACCCCGCGCACGGCTTCATCGACGGCAAGTTCTACGCCGTCGGCGGCTGGGCCTCGACCGGCAACCCCGACCCGAAGCTGGAGATCTACGACCCGAGTTCGGACAGCTGGACCACCGGCGCGTCCGCGCCCAAGCCGTACGCCGGCTCCGGCAGCGCCGTCCTCGACGGCAAGCTCTACATGATCGGTGGCTGCGGCGCCGACTTCTGCGGCACCACCGACGCCAGTGTCTACGATCCCAAGGCCGATACCTGGTCCAAGATCGCCGCCTACCCCGAGCCGATCTCGTGGCAGGCCTGCGGAACCATCGACGACCTGCTCTACTGCGCGGGCGGTCTCGGCTCCGACAACAACGACGTGACCCACACCTACGTCTACGACCCGGATGCCGACACCTGGTCCCAGCTCGCCGACATCCCCGCCGCGCAGTGGGGTTCGGCCTACACGGCGGCGGGCGGGCAGTTGCTGCTGGCCGGCGGTGTCGGCAACAACGCGCTCTCCAACCGCAGCCAGGCCTTCGACCCGAAGGCCGGGACCTGGAGCACGCTTCCCAACCCCACCGTCCCCACCTACCGGGGCGGCGGCGCCCCCGGCTTCTACAAGATCGGCGGCGGAACCGCACCCAGCACCCCGACGTCGAAGGCCGAACTCCTGCCCGGCCACGACCAGACCGGATCGGGCGACATCACCTGGCTGGGTGAAAGCACCCAGCAGCTCACCCTGGAGCCCGGCGCGAAGGCGACCGTCACCGTCTCCCTGGACGCCTCGGTCCCCGAGGTGACCCAGCCCGGTGACCTGACCGCCGCCCTCACCGTGGGCACCGACACGCCGTACTCCGTGCCGCGCGTGCCGGTCAGCCTGCACGTCAACCCGCCCAAGACCTGGGGCAAGATCACCGGAACCGTCCTGGGTGTCACGTCGTCCGGCGGCACCGCGCCGCTGGCCGGGGCGACCGTCCAGATCGACAGCTGGGCCTCGACGTACACCCTCACCACCGCGGCCGACGGCACGTACGCCCTGTGGCTCGACGCCCGCAACAACCCGCTGACCGTCATCGTCGCCAAGGACGGCTACCAGCCGACCGTGACGACGGTGAAGATCCAGAAGGGAGCGACAGTCACCAGCAACTTCACCCTGAAGCGCAGGTAG
- a CDS encoding carboxypeptidase regulatory-like domain-containing protein has protein sequence MAVTVLAVLMALLPQHAFAAAASAPEPAGVSAEAACGTPRPGSFTCFALRRTDVRAALGLRRAAVGQAAPDGYSPADLRAAYGLRADGGEGATIAIVDAYDNPGAEADLAVYRQQYGLPACTSGNGCFRKVDERGGTTYPAADDGWAGEISLDLDMVSAIAPNAHLLLVEADTASSDDLGAAENTAVSLGARYVSNSWGGYGDDASQLAYDEAYFNHPGVAVVFSSGDNGYGTSYPASSPYVTAVGGTSLVRDGSTRGWNESVWNATTIDGGGQQHWGAPGSGCSDVEPKPAFQATVDCAGRSVADVSAVADPATGVAVYNSFSDGGWNVYGGTSASAPIIAGVYALAGTPVAGTYPAAYPYQTSGALHDVTQGDDASCADRSVCGHGPTPECTPAFTCSAQPGYDGPSGLGTPDGTIAFRPGPHGTVSGSVTDAGTGRPVPGATVTLGAYRASTDAQGGYRLDVPAGAYPLTVSAFGYRDSDLGTVRVDDGATLAKSTALTGVPAQTLSGTVRDGGQHGWGVYARLTIDGVPGTFFTDPASGRYAVRVPEGRTYTLHATALYPGYRPAAITVPVRSAARTANLTLSLETTGTLPPGYEMTYHGGEAQHFATTATPEGWTVRNNTAAGGWQFDDPLNRGNQTGATGRFAEVDDFALGWAPADTELISPAYDFSAERAPELQFDTALPSLYRVGDLTADVDASTDGGATWTTLWHHTDIVAGPAHETVPLTRYAGKKSVRIRFHFTGSLTGIWQIDDVSVGTPVLVTRPGGLLVGRVDDANTGHGVLGASVAAAAVPADSGRMVASPGDPARGEGLYWLFSSHTGTRKFTAGLPGFGYPPVTGTARVRPDAVTTADFTLHPAQLRYDVPAVAANVPWGDSRSVTVTIHNTGGSPADVSLGEQRLGGPSASSAGAPARHTKAALTPNTLLHTAAGPASDPGSRAGQAWSALTDLPTGTFGGIAAVDGGTLYAGLGEAPGGQFSGAFSAYDPGTASWRTLTAPATKRLGPAYGFIRGKLYVTGGRDAAGAPIAGSEVYDPPTDTWSQIADAPKGYGAAGSVVLGDRLYVIGGCDRINCGTDDIQVYDPATDTWSAGAPYPEPISYPVCGAADGVAYCTGGAYEPNGHTPQDTDHTYALDPEAGTWHRVADAPADVWGATGTAADGQLLVAGGFEVSAGVLTNEAHTYDPATDTWSALPNLAEPVLGAQSAPGWFAVGGMDAYSVPQSAVRELPGWDQAHGDVPWIAESARKLTVKAHGSARIRLTLDAGAMTAADARTHRAALVVDTDTPYGAVSLPVTMTVVPPAGWGRLTGTVTGRTSGGTAAPLGGAAVEVDGANGAMTVATALDGTYSAWLAVKGGPVRVVVSAAGYRPVTRPVRLVKGGAVTSDFRLRSR, from the coding sequence ATGGCCGTCACCGTCCTCGCGGTCCTGATGGCGCTGCTGCCCCAACACGCCTTCGCGGCAGCCGCGTCCGCTCCGGAGCCGGCCGGCGTCTCCGCCGAGGCCGCCTGCGGCACACCCAGACCCGGCTCGTTCACCTGCTTCGCCCTGCGCCGCACCGACGTCCGCGCCGCACTCGGCCTGCGCCGCGCCGCGGTCGGCCAAGCGGCCCCCGACGGCTACTCCCCGGCCGACCTGCGCGCGGCCTACGGCCTGCGCGCGGACGGCGGCGAGGGGGCCACGATCGCCATCGTCGACGCCTACGACAATCCCGGCGCCGAGGCCGATCTCGCCGTCTACCGGCAGCAGTACGGGTTGCCGGCCTGCACGTCGGGCAACGGCTGTTTCCGCAAGGTGGACGAGCGCGGTGGCACCACCTACCCGGCCGCCGACGACGGCTGGGCCGGGGAGATATCCCTCGATCTCGACATGGTCTCCGCGATCGCACCGAACGCGCACCTCCTGCTCGTCGAAGCCGACACCGCGTCCTCCGACGACCTGGGCGCGGCCGAGAACACCGCCGTGTCCCTGGGGGCGCGGTACGTCTCCAACTCATGGGGCGGCTACGGCGACGATGCCAGCCAACTCGCCTACGACGAGGCATACTTCAACCATCCGGGAGTCGCGGTCGTCTTCAGCTCCGGTGACAACGGCTACGGCACCAGCTATCCGGCCTCTTCGCCGTACGTCACCGCGGTGGGCGGCACCTCCCTGGTGCGCGACGGCAGCACACGCGGCTGGAACGAATCGGTGTGGAACGCCACCACCATCGACGGCGGCGGTCAGCAGCACTGGGGCGCTCCCGGATCGGGCTGCTCCGACGTCGAGCCCAAACCCGCCTTCCAGGCGACCGTGGACTGCGCCGGCCGGTCGGTGGCGGACGTCAGCGCCGTCGCGGACCCGGCCACCGGCGTGGCGGTCTACAACTCCTTCTCCGACGGCGGCTGGAACGTCTACGGCGGCACCAGCGCCTCCGCACCCATCATCGCCGGCGTGTACGCGCTGGCCGGTACCCCCGTCGCCGGAACGTACCCGGCCGCCTACCCCTACCAGACGTCCGGAGCCCTGCACGACGTGACCCAGGGCGACGACGCCAGCTGCGCGGACCGCTCGGTGTGCGGCCACGGCCCGACGCCCGAGTGCACCCCCGCCTTCACCTGCTCCGCGCAGCCCGGCTACGACGGACCGAGCGGGCTGGGCACGCCGGACGGCACCATCGCCTTCCGGCCCGGCCCGCACGGCACGGTCTCCGGCTCGGTCACCGACGCGGGCACCGGCCGGCCGGTGCCCGGCGCCACCGTCACCCTCGGCGCCTACCGGGCGTCCACCGACGCCCAAGGCGGATACCGCCTGGACGTGCCGGCCGGCGCGTACCCGCTGACGGTCAGTGCGTTCGGCTACAGGGACAGTGACCTGGGCACGGTACGCGTGGACGACGGCGCCACGCTGGCCAAGAGCACGGCGCTGACCGGGGTGCCCGCGCAGACCCTGTCCGGCACCGTCCGCGACGGCGGTCAGCACGGCTGGGGTGTCTACGCCCGGCTCACCATCGACGGCGTGCCCGGCACGTTCTTCACCGACCCGGCGAGTGGCCGGTACGCGGTCCGCGTGCCCGAGGGCCGCACCTACACACTGCACGCCACGGCGCTCTACCCCGGCTACCGGCCCGCCGCCATCACCGTCCCGGTGCGCTCCGCCGCGCGGACCGCGAATCTGACACTCTCGCTCGAGACCACGGGAACACTTCCGCCCGGATACGAGATGACCTACCACGGTGGTGAGGCCCAGCACTTCGCGACCACGGCCACGCCCGAAGGGTGGACGGTCCGCAACAACACCGCAGCCGGCGGCTGGCAGTTCGACGACCCGCTCAACCGAGGCAACCAGACCGGCGCCACCGGCCGCTTCGCCGAGGTGGACGACTTCGCCCTGGGCTGGGCGCCCGCCGACACCGAACTCATCAGTCCTGCCTACGACTTCAGCGCCGAACGGGCCCCCGAGCTGCAGTTCGACACGGCACTGCCCTCGCTGTACCGAGTCGGTGACCTGACCGCCGACGTGGACGCGAGCACCGACGGCGGCGCGACCTGGACCACGCTGTGGCACCACACCGACATCGTCGCCGGACCCGCACACGAGACGGTGCCCCTGACCCGGTACGCGGGCAAGAAGTCCGTGCGCATCAGATTCCACTTCACCGGCTCCCTGACCGGCATCTGGCAGATCGACGACGTGAGCGTGGGCACCCCGGTCCTGGTCACCCGGCCCGGCGGACTGCTGGTCGGACGGGTCGACGACGCCAACACCGGACACGGCGTCCTCGGCGCGTCCGTCGCCGCTGCGGCGGTGCCCGCCGACAGCGGACGCATGGTGGCCTCGCCGGGCGATCCGGCGCGAGGCGAGGGTCTGTACTGGCTGTTCTCCTCACACACGGGCACCCGGAAGTTCACCGCGGGCCTTCCCGGCTTCGGCTACCCGCCCGTGACCGGCACAGCCAGGGTGCGGCCCGACGCCGTCACCACGGCGGACTTCACACTGCATCCAGCACAACTGCGCTACGACGTCCCGGCGGTGGCGGCCAACGTGCCCTGGGGCGACAGCAGGAGCGTCACGGTGACGATCCACAACACCGGCGGTTCGCCCGCCGACGTCTCGCTCGGAGAACAGCGACTCGGCGGCCCTTCGGCGTCCTCGGCCGGCGCTCCCGCTCGGCACACCAAGGCCGCACTCACGCCGAACACCCTGCTGCACACTGCGGCCGGGCCGGCGTCCGACCCCGGTTCCCGGGCCGGACAGGCATGGTCGGCGCTGACCGACCTGCCGACCGGGACTTTCGGAGGAATCGCCGCGGTCGACGGCGGCACACTGTACGCCGGTCTCGGGGAGGCACCGGGAGGCCAGTTCAGCGGCGCGTTCTCCGCCTACGATCCCGGCACCGCGAGCTGGCGCACGCTCACCGCCCCGGCGACCAAGCGGCTCGGCCCCGCCTATGGCTTCATCCGCGGCAAGTTGTATGTCACGGGCGGCCGTGACGCCGCGGGCGCGCCCATCGCGGGCAGCGAGGTCTACGACCCGCCCACCGACACCTGGTCGCAGATCGCCGACGCGCCCAAGGGGTACGGCGCTGCCGGCTCGGTGGTCCTCGGTGACCGGCTGTACGTCATCGGCGGCTGCGACCGGATCAACTGCGGCACCGACGACATCCAGGTCTATGACCCGGCCACCGACACCTGGTCGGCCGGGGCGCCCTACCCGGAACCGATCTCGTACCCGGTGTGCGGCGCAGCCGACGGAGTGGCCTACTGCACGGGCGGTGCCTACGAACCCAACGGCCACACCCCGCAGGACACCGACCACACCTACGCGCTGGACCCGGAGGCCGGGACCTGGCACCGGGTGGCCGATGCCCCGGCCGACGTCTGGGGCGCCACCGGGACGGCTGCCGACGGCCAACTGCTGGTGGCGGGGGGCTTCGAGGTGAGCGCAGGAGTGCTGACCAACGAGGCGCACACCTACGACCCGGCCACCGACACCTGGTCGGCGCTGCCCAATCTGGCCGAACCCGTGCTCGGCGCTCAATCGGCACCAGGCTGGTTCGCCGTCGGCGGCATGGACGCGTACAGCGTGCCGCAGTCGGCCGTACGTGAACTGCCGGGCTGGGACCAGGCGCACGGCGACGTGCCGTGGATCGCGGAGTCGGCCAGGAAACTGACCGTCAAGGCGCACGGATCGGCCCGGATACGGCTGACCCTCGACGCCGGGGCGATGACCGCCGCCGACGCCCGCACCCACCGGGCCGCGCTCGTCGTCGACACCGACACCCCGTACGGCGCGGTGTCGCTGCCGGTGACCATGACAGTGGTGCCGCCGGCCGGCTGGGGCCGCCTGACCGGGACCGTCACCGGTAGGACGTCCGGTGGTACGGCCGCGCCGCTGGGGGGCGCCGCCGTCGAGGTGGACGGAGCGAACGGCGCGATGACCGTGGCCACGGCTCTGGACGGTACCTACTCCGCATGGTTGGCGGTGAAGGGTGGCCCGGTCCGGGTGGTCGTGTCGGCCGCTGGCTACCGGCCGGTGACAAGGCCGGTTCGGCTGGTGAAGGGGGGAGCGGTCACGTCGGACTTCCGTCTGCGGTCGAGGTGA
- a CDS encoding helix-turn-helix transcriptional regulator: MLEVLGLDQPAEALYITLVDNPPLSVAELCRRTGIEPDAADTALVRLEDGGLISRLPGNPPSYTALPPEHALEVLLLARERDIHRVRALTERLTERHREARRGRDSTALIEVVTGRDGVARCGQQLFKRAEQELRGIDAPPYAQASDGERVNSATALAGRSVRSRFIHARDTLSSPGAVARLEADIMAGEEVRFLPKAPMKLIIADDQAALIPLLATPQVLDACILVHPSALLDALSALFESLWEQAQPYMPGTPATNRPNEIVSDEERRIISLLAMGMSDEAISRQLRISHRTVQRRVHELLDRLGAASRFQAGVLAASRGWWQPDHERAAARPALSGEPELTSP, encoded by the coding sequence ATGCTGGAAGTTCTCGGGCTGGACCAGCCGGCCGAGGCGCTGTACATCACCCTGGTCGACAACCCGCCCCTGTCCGTCGCGGAGTTGTGCCGCCGTACCGGCATCGAGCCCGACGCCGCCGACACCGCTCTGGTACGGCTGGAGGACGGCGGCCTGATATCCCGACTCCCCGGCAACCCGCCCTCGTACACCGCCCTGCCGCCCGAACACGCCCTGGAAGTACTCCTGCTCGCTCGCGAGCGCGACATCCACCGGGTGCGGGCCCTGACCGAGCGGCTGACCGAACGGCATCGCGAGGCCCGCCGCGGCCGTGACTCGACCGCGCTGATCGAGGTCGTCACGGGCCGCGACGGCGTCGCCCGCTGCGGGCAGCAACTGTTCAAACGCGCCGAGCAGGAGCTCCGCGGCATCGACGCACCTCCCTACGCCCAGGCCAGCGACGGCGAACGCGTCAATTCCGCCACGGCGTTAGCCGGACGCAGCGTGCGAAGCCGCTTCATCCACGCCCGTGACACCCTCAGCAGCCCCGGTGCCGTGGCACGGCTGGAAGCCGACATCATGGCGGGCGAAGAAGTCCGGTTCCTGCCCAAGGCCCCGATGAAACTGATCATCGCGGACGACCAGGCGGCACTGATCCCGCTGCTGGCCACCCCTCAGGTTCTGGACGCGTGCATACTTGTCCATCCCTCCGCCCTGCTGGACGCGCTGTCCGCCCTCTTCGAGTCGCTGTGGGAGCAAGCCCAGCCCTACATGCCCGGAACACCTGCGACGAATCGCCCGAACGAGATCGTCAGCGACGAGGAGCGGCGGATCATCTCCCTGTTAGCCATGGGCATGTCGGACGAGGCCATCTCCCGGCAACTGCGCATCAGCCACCGCACCGTGCAACGCCGCGTGCACGAGCTGCTCGACCGGCTGGGGGCGGCGAGCCGGTTCCAGGCCGGAGTGCTCGCCGCCAGCCGCGGCTGGTGGCAGCCAGATCATGAGCGGGCGGCCGCGCGCCCGGCACTGAGCGGCGAGCCCGAACTCACGAGCCCGTGA
- a CDS encoding alpha/beta fold hydrolase has protein sequence MTEHLAVDGGTIAYEVAGSGPLVVLAHGMGDHRAAYRAVTPQLIAAGYRVAAVDLRGCGESSADWPDWSRTAIANDLLAVIRHLGGPAVLVGHSISGGAATIAAAREPELVTAVVELGPFTRKQSMGLGDLRSKRVRQGMLRLMRAIMLGSVPAWRSYLEVAYPGVKPADFDERVGRVEAMLREPGRMKALQGMGRTTPTDAGDQLGNVRCPVLVVMGTDDPDWSDPHAEGVAIVEDLPTGLGRLEMIEGAGHYPHDQYPDQVVSLMLPFLRTDAARA, from the coding sequence ATGACCGAGCACCTCGCCGTCGACGGTGGCACGATCGCCTACGAAGTGGCGGGCTCCGGCCCGCTGGTCGTCCTCGCGCACGGCATGGGCGACCACCGCGCCGCCTACCGTGCCGTCACCCCGCAACTGATCGCGGCGGGCTACCGGGTCGCCGCCGTCGACCTGCGCGGCTGCGGCGAGTCCAGCGCCGACTGGCCGGACTGGAGCCGCACCGCCATCGCCAACGACCTGCTCGCCGTGATCAGGCACCTGGGCGGCCCGGCGGTGCTCGTCGGGCACTCGATCTCCGGCGGTGCCGCCACCATCGCCGCGGCGCGGGAACCGGAGCTGGTCACCGCGGTGGTCGAGCTGGGGCCCTTCACCCGTAAGCAGTCGATGGGTCTGGGCGATCTGCGGAGCAAGCGCGTGCGGCAGGGCATGCTGCGGCTGATGCGCGCCATCATGCTGGGCAGTGTTCCGGCGTGGCGCTCCTATCTGGAGGTGGCCTACCCCGGGGTGAAGCCGGCCGACTTCGACGAGCGGGTCGGCCGCGTCGAGGCGATGCTGCGCGAGCCGGGCCGGATGAAGGCCCTGCAGGGCATGGGCCGCACCACGCCCACCGATGCCGGCGACCAGCTCGGCAACGTGCGCTGCCCGGTCCTGGTCGTGATGGGCACCGACGATCCCGACTGGTCCGACCCGCACGCCGAAGGTGTTGCGATCGTCGAGGACCTGCCCACCGGCCTCGGACGTCTCGAAATGATCGAAGGCGCCGGGCACTACCCGCACGACCAGTACCCTGATCAGGTGGTTTCGCTCATGCTCCCCTTCCTGCGAACGGACGCTGCCCGTGCCTAG